In a genomic window of Ipomoea triloba cultivar NCNSP0323 chromosome 3, ASM357664v1:
- the LOC116012961 gene encoding protein RKD1-like, which yields MANHVSSSSAFTNQLGYPSSDASEYPFWDAQCEQFSLTYFSAKNNDEPLLNMDFDPFWNFERNLERLIEATALNPLGMDEVLLPSASVIPIQWDITPTSNAVAVNQDTSTGTKESMIEKIVRRQSKRTQKTFRDPSTISKAMLSNYFHMPIYKAAKELRVEYRILKRRCEELGIFRWPHRQLVSLQKLSENVKELGSIEDDPELREVLKEIKDRREMMLTNPHLKLHPAEIKLRDACTRKKRHREMMSFISPCTLPVPSFVVDHILPLTVDPPSRAMEENESFQLLLDGFQ from the exons ATGGCAAATCATGTTTCCTCCTCCTCTGCATTCACTAATCAACTTGGCTACCCTTCCTCAGATGCTTCAGAATATCCGTTTTGGGATGCACAATGTGAACAATTCTCATTGACTTATTTCAGTgcaaaaaataatgatgaaccCTTGCTAAACATGGACTTTGATCCATTTTGGAACTTTGAACGTAATCTGGAACGTCTAATCGAGGCCACCG CCTTGAATCCACTAGGTATGGATGAGGTTCTTCTTCCCTCTGCAAGTGTTATACCTATACAATGGGATATCACCCCGACTTCGAACGCCGTAGCTGTTAACCAGGACACAAGTACTGGTACAAAGGAGAGCATGATAGAGAAAATAGTGCGTAGACAGTCCAAGAGGACGCAAAAAACTTTTCGTGATCCTTCAACAATAAGCAAGGCAATGCTTTCtaattatttccatatgccCATTTATAAAGCCGCTAAGGAACTAAGAGTTGAGTACAGAATCTTGAAAAGAAGGTGTGAGGAATTAGGAATCTTCAGATGGCCTCATCGACAATTAGTCAGCTTACAAAAATTATCCGAAAATGTtaag GAATTGGGTAGCATTGAAGATGACCCTGAACTGAGAGAAGTactcaaagaaataaaagataGAAGAGAAATGATGCTAACAAATCCACATTTGAAATTGCATCCAGCCGAAATAAAGCTTAGAGATGCATGTACCAGAAAGAAAAGGCATAGAGAAATGATGAGTTTTATTTCTCCTTGTACCCTTCCTGTTCCTTCATTTGTGGTTGATCATATTCTTCCTTTAACTGTGGATCCACCTTCACGAGCGATGGAAGAAAATGAATCGTTTCAGCTTTTGCTTGATGGCTtccaataa